Part of the Bacteroidota bacterium genome is shown below.
GAAGGTCGTGATGCTGGAGCCGCGGCGGCTGGCGGCGCGGGCAGCGGCGCACCGGATGGCGCAGACGCTCGGCGAGACCGTCGGCGAGACCGTCGGCTACCGCGTACGGCTCGACACGAAGGTCGGCAGGCAGACGCGCATCGAGGTCGTCACCGAGGGCGTGCTGACGCGGATGCTCCAGAGCGACCCGTCGCTGAGCGGCGTCGGCCTCGTCGTCTTCGACGAATTCCACGAGCGCAACCTGCCCTCCGACCTCGGCCTCGCTTTCGCGCTCGAAACCCAGGAGGCACTGCGCCCGGCCCTCCGCCTGCTCGTCATGTCGGCCACGCTCGACGGCGCGCGCGTGGCGGCACTCCTCGGCGACGCGCCGCTCCTCACGAGCGAGGGTCGAGCCTACCCCGTCGAGACCTACACCCTTGACCGGATGCCGGAGCCGCACTGGAGAATCGACGGCCACGTCGCAGCAGCCGTGCGCCAGGCGCTCGCCGAGCACAAGCCTGCCCCCGCGGAGGCGGGGGGCGATGTGCTCGTTTTCCTACCCGGTGCGGGCGAGATACGGCGCGCCGAGCAGACGCTGTCCGACCTGCCGGCGGGCGTGACGGTCGCGCCGCTCTACGGCAACCTCCCGCAGGACGCGCAGGACCGCGCCATCGCCCCGAGTCCGGACGGCGAGCGCAAGGTCGTCCTCTCGACTCCGATTGCTGAGACGAGCCTGACGATAGAGGGCGTCCGCGTCGTCATCGACAGCGGGCTGGCCCGCGCGCCGCGCTTCGACCCCAGCAGCGGGATGACGCGGCTCGAAACGGTCCGCATCTCGAACGCCTCGGCAGACCAGCGGCGGGGGCGGGCCGGGCGCCTCGGGCCGGGCGTCTGCTACCGGCTCTGGACGCCGCCCGTGCAGGCGAGCCTCGCCGAGCACACCCCGCCCGAAGTCCTCACCACCGATCTCGCCCCGCTCGCGCTCGAACTCGCCGCGTGGGGCGTGCGCGACCCCGCCGGACTTCGCTGGCTCGACCCGCCGCCGGAGGCCGCCTTCGACGCGGCCCGCGACCTCCTCGCCAACCTCGGCGCGCTCGACCGTGGGAGCATCACGGCACACGGTCGGGCGATGGCGGCGCTCGGCCTGCACCCGCGCCTCGCCCACCTCGTGCTGCGCGGACGCGACCTCGGCCTCGGCGCGACGGCGTGCGACCTCGCGGCGCTCCTCTCCGAGCGCGACCTCTTCAAGCCGAGCGGTTCCCACCCGCCGCCTGCCGACCTCCGCCTCCGGCTCGACCTCCTCGCGGGCGAGGACGACGGCACCGAGTTTTCTCAGGGCTACGCCGTCTCGCGCGGCGCGGTGCACCGGGCGCGGCAGGAGGCGACGCACTGGCGCAAGCGGCTCGGCATCGGCAGTCAGGACCGCGACGCCGACGCCG
Proteins encoded:
- the hrpB gene encoding ATP-dependent helicase HrpB is translated as MPASLPIESVLPALREALRAHPSAVLQAPPGAGKTTRVPLALLGEDWLGGQKVVMLEPRRLAARAAAHRMAQTLGETVGETVGYRVRLDTKVGRQTRIEVVTEGVLTRMLQSDPSLSGVGLVVFDEFHERNLPSDLGLAFALETQEALRPALRLLVMSATLDGARVAALLGDAPLLTSEGRAYPVETYTLDRMPEPHWRIDGHVAAAVRQALAEHKPAPAEAGGDVLVFLPGAGEIRRAEQTLSDLPAGVTVAPLYGNLPQDAQDRAIAPSPDGERKVVLSTPIAETSLTIEGVRVVIDSGLARAPRFDPSSGMTRLETVRISNASADQRRGRAGRLGPGVCYRLWTPPVQASLAEHTPPEVLTTDLAPLALELAAWGVRDPAGLRWLDPPPEAAFDAARDLLANLGALDRGSITAHGRAMAALGLHPRLAHLVLRGRDLGLGATACDLAALLSERDLFKPSGSHPPPADLRLRLDLLAGEDDGTEFSQGYAVSRGAVHRARQEATHWRKRLGIGSQDRDADAAGLLLAFAYPDRIAQRRPDAETRYRLRNGRAAVLAESQVLAGSDYLVAAHLDGRRAEARIFLAAPVTQQEIERHFAEQIETDEAVTWDAEAGRVRARRQTRIGAVVLRDARLRDPDPQAVAAALLDGVRAKGLAMLPWSKEATKLRERLRFLHHLDAGAWPDVSDAALLADLDAWLGPHLTGGRTGLGHLDLAHLLLGLAGWNRRADIDRLAPTHVTVPSGSNVPIDYSEPEAPVLAVRLQEVFGLTDTPRVGGGRVALTVHLLSPAHRPVQVTQDLASFWRDAYFDVRKDLRGRYSKHPWPDDPLSATPTNRAKRRR